A window of Rhinolophus ferrumequinum isolate MPI-CBG mRhiFer1 chromosome X, mRhiFer1_v1.p, whole genome shotgun sequence contains these coding sequences:
- the PASD1 gene encoding circadian clock protein PASD1, with translation MALSVVLFSHSLPTALNQQDEVAIIKLEQYGSRECTPIIDVHSDTSSETNTPTLLKMLGSSSSSSSESYDFRFEMGDTDEVVEVKEEVELEEVIQVIEYEEEEEDQREEVDEMDEVEREDEEEDYQMDQMEEVVQESPSSSTMPADSSAELPLKFKLYIKRRELQLAKKFKKQLEEKTEILQAGLRLQQENMNMMKEQLKNLHNSKLQAAGAEKGPAGLWQWQTLVAPVCCPDNLESQPSEPLFKKQRTEEMTVKTLLPDLTVTRYFQSSCSSTPSKFPEELGKTCSVSTQTQPRVPLELVVENEPSGCCKEENLDVQKDESFCPEDQQEFSINPLPLANDPNVETTSANFSQPPIASDSNGVTLETPQDFIQIWEQSSTSPNCLFLKQVVVPEAGAQEPSGAQAVQDPAEYSSENVTYFLSGEQPDLHEQFIHTKP, from the exons ATGGCCCTGTCGGTGGTATTGTTCTCCCACAGCCTTCCCACTGCTCTGAACCAGCAG GATGAAGTTGCCATTATAAAGCTTGAGCAGTATGGATCACGAGAATGTACTCCTATAATAGACGTACATTCTGATACATCTTCTGAAACCAACACACCTACCCTGCTAAAGATGCTCGGATCGTCAA GCTCATCATCTTCTGAGAGTTATGATTTTCGTTTTGAGATGGGTGATACAGATGAGGTGGTTGAAGTGAAAGAGGAGGTCGAGTTGGAAGAGGTGATCCAAGTGATAGAatatgaagaggaagaggaggaccaGAGGGAAGAGGTGGATGAGATGGATGAAGTGGAAAgagaggatgaagaggaagaTTATCAGATGGACCAGATGGAAGAGGTGGTGCAGGAGAGCCCCTCATCCTCCACTATGCCTGCTGACAGCAGTGCTGAG CTGCCgttgaaatttaaattatacatcaAGAGACGTGAGCTACAACTTGCAAAGAAGTTTAAGAAGCAACTGGAAGAGAAGACTGAAATACTGCAGGCTGGTCTCAGACTCCAGCAAGAGAACATGAACATGATGAAGGAGCAGCTTAAGAACCTGCACAATTCCAAGTTGCAG GCTGCAGGAGCTGAGAAGGGCCCAGCAGGGCTCTGGCAGTGGCAG ACGCTGGTAGCCCCAGTATGCTGCCCTGACAATCTTGAGTCCCAGCCTTCGGAGCCACTGTTCAAGAAACAACGCACTGAGGAGATGACAGTGAAGACGCTCCTCCCGGATCTTACTGTGACCAGATATTTCCAAAGTTCATGTTCATCTACCCCTTCGAAATTTCCTGAGGAGCTTGGGAAGACTTGCAGTGTCTCCACCCAG ACCCAGCCTCGCGTTCCTCTCGAATTAGTCGTTGAGAACGAGCCCTCTGGCTGCTGTAAAGAGGAAAACCTTGATGTCCAGAAAGATGAAAG TTTTTGTCCTGAGGACCAGCAGGAGTTCTCCATTAATCCACTGCCACTAGCAAATGACCCAAACGTGGAGACAACTTCTGCCAACTTTTCTCAACCTCCTATCGCTTCTGACTCAAATGGAGTCACGCTGGAGACCCCCCAGGATTTTATCCAAATCTGGGAACAGTCATCGACTTCACCGAATTGCCTCTTTCTGAAA CAGGTGGTAGTTCCGGAGGCAGGAGCCCAGGAACCGTCAGGTGCACAAGCTGTCCAGGACCCCGCTGAATATTCGTCAGAAAATGTCACCTATTTCTTGTCTGGCGAGCAGCCTGACCTGCACGAGCAGTTCATTCATACCAAGCCTTGA